The following are encoded together in the Tursiops truncatus isolate mTurTru1 chromosome 10, mTurTru1.mat.Y, whole genome shotgun sequence genome:
- the LOC101336672 gene encoding HLA class II histocompatibility antigen, DO beta chain isoform X2 gives MGSSWVPWVVALLVTVVRLDSSMTQGRDAPEDFVIQAKADCYFTNGTENVQFVVRFIFNLEEYARFDSNLGMFVALTELGQPDAELWNNRPDILARSRASVDALCRHNYKLGAPFTVGRKGFYPGDIKITWFRNGQEQREGVMSTGLIRNGDWTFQTMVMLAMTPELGEVYTCLVDHPSLLSPVSVEWRAQSEYPWRKMLSGIAAFLVGLVFLLVGIVIHTRARKGPKRSSSSTATLRS, from the exons ATGGGTTCTAGCTGGGTTCCCTGGGTGGTGGCTTTGTTAGTGACGGTAGTCAGGCTGGATTCCTCCATGACTCAAGGCAGAGATGCTCCAG aAGATTTTGTGATTCAGGCAAAGGCTGACTGTTACTTCACCAATGGGACAGAAAATGTGCAGTTTGTGGTCAGATTCATCTTTAACCTGGAGGAGTATGCACGTTTTGACAGCAACTTGGGGATGTTTGTGGCCTTGACGGAGCTGGGCCAGCCTGACGCTGAGCTGTGGAACAATCGGCCCGATATACTGGCAAGGAGTAGAGCCTCTGTGGATGCGCTCTGCAGACACAACTACAAGCTGGGTGCACCCTTCACTGTGGGGAGAAAAG GTTTCTATCCAGGGGACATCAAGATCACGTGGTTCCGGAATGGGCAGGAACAGAGAGAGGGGGTCATGTCCACTGGCCTCATTAGGAATGGAGACTGGACCTTTCAGACAATGGTGATGCTGGCAATGACTCCTGAACTTGGAGAGGTCTACACCTGCCTTGTTGATCATCCCAGCCTGCTGAGCCCTGTTTCTGTGGAGTGGA GAGCTCAGTCTGAATATCCTTGGAGAAAGATGCTGAGTGGAATTGCAGCCTTCCTGGTTGGGCTAGTCTTCCTTCTGGTGGGGATCGTCATCCACACCAGGGCTCGGAAAG GTCCCAAGAGAAGTTCTTCGTCCACAGCCACATTAAGGTCCTAA
- the LOC101336672 gene encoding HLA class II histocompatibility antigen, DO beta chain isoform X1: MGSSWVPWVVALLVTVVRLDSSMTQGRDAPEDFVIQAKADCYFTNGTENVQFVVRFIFNLEEYARFDSNLGMFVALTELGQPDAELWNNRPDILARSRASVDALCRHNYKLGAPFTVGRKVQPEVTVYPERIPALQHHNLLLCSVTGFYPGDIKITWFRNGQEQREGVMSTGLIRNGDWTFQTMVMLAMTPELGEVYTCLVDHPSLLSPVSVEWRAQSEYPWRKMLSGIAAFLVGLVFLLVGIVIHTRARKGPKRSSSSTATLRS; this comes from the exons ATGGGTTCTAGCTGGGTTCCCTGGGTGGTGGCTTTGTTAGTGACGGTAGTCAGGCTGGATTCCTCCATGACTCAAGGCAGAGATGCTCCAG aAGATTTTGTGATTCAGGCAAAGGCTGACTGTTACTTCACCAATGGGACAGAAAATGTGCAGTTTGTGGTCAGATTCATCTTTAACCTGGAGGAGTATGCACGTTTTGACAGCAACTTGGGGATGTTTGTGGCCTTGACGGAGCTGGGCCAGCCTGACGCTGAGCTGTGGAACAATCGGCCCGATATACTGGCAAGGAGTAGAGCCTCTGTGGATGCGCTCTGCAGACACAACTACAAGCTGGGTGCACCCTTCACTGTGGGGAGAAAAG TGCAACCAGAGGTGACAGTGTATCCAGAGAGGATCCCAGCCTTGCAGCACCACAATCTGCTGCTTTGCTCTGTGACAGGTTTCTATCCAGGGGACATCAAGATCACGTGGTTCCGGAATGGGCAGGAACAGAGAGAGGGGGTCATGTCCACTGGCCTCATTAGGAATGGAGACTGGACCTTTCAGACAATGGTGATGCTGGCAATGACTCCTGAACTTGGAGAGGTCTACACCTGCCTTGTTGATCATCCCAGCCTGCTGAGCCCTGTTTCTGTGGAGTGGA GAGCTCAGTCTGAATATCCTTGGAGAAAGATGCTGAGTGGAATTGCAGCCTTCCTGGTTGGGCTAGTCTTCCTTCTGGTGGGGATCGTCATCCACACCAGGGCTCGGAAAG GTCCCAAGAGAAGTTCTTCGTCCACAGCCACATTAAGGTCCTAA